A window of Candidatus Pantoea floridensis contains these coding sequences:
- a CDS encoding phage portal protein yields MSRRNKKTFSTTTTPANSQPAAEMVEPIEGIESFSFGEPTSIMDKRDLQDCMECASNGRWYEPPISPYGLARLLAGAVHHESPLVFKRNVIMSCFKPHPMLSRQDASAFVMDYLVFGDAYLERRDNRLGQPLKLKHTLAKYTRRGVDLDQYWFVTYYQEDYAFEPGKVFHLRNASIHQEIYGAPEYMSALQSIMLNGEATLFRRNYYINGSHAGVIVYLTDPVANTADVEKLKRSLKDARGGGAFKNLFVYAAGGKKDGLQILPFSQIAAKDEFTGIKDATRDDMLAIHRVPPQLMGVMPNNTSGLGDIVKAARVFAINELYPIMESLKAVNDWLGVEVFQFNPYALAEEKAGD; encoded by the coding sequence ATGAGCCGCAGGAATAAAAAAACGTTCAGCACAACCACCACGCCAGCAAACAGCCAGCCTGCCGCTGAGATGGTTGAGCCGATTGAGGGGATTGAATCTTTCAGCTTTGGCGAACCTACGTCGATCATGGACAAGCGCGACCTTCAGGACTGTATGGAGTGCGCCAGCAATGGTCGCTGGTATGAACCGCCGATCAGCCCTTACGGACTTGCCCGCCTGCTGGCCGGCGCGGTTCACCATGAATCGCCGCTGGTCTTTAAACGCAATGTGATTATGTCGTGCTTTAAACCGCATCCGATGCTTTCACGTCAGGACGCGAGCGCATTCGTTATGGATTATCTGGTGTTCGGCGATGCCTATCTTGAGCGGCGCGATAACCGTCTAGGTCAGCCGCTGAAGCTGAAGCACACGCTGGCGAAGTATACCCGGCGCGGCGTGGATCTCGATCAGTACTGGTTTGTGACTTACTACCAGGAGGATTACGCCTTTGAGCCCGGCAAGGTATTCCATCTGCGAAACGCCAGCATCCACCAGGAGATTTACGGCGCACCGGAGTACATGTCTGCACTTCAGTCCATCATGCTGAACGGCGAGGCCACGCTGTTCCGCCGCAATTACTACATCAACGGCAGCCATGCTGGCGTGATTGTGTACCTCACCGATCCCGTGGCAAACACCGCAGACGTTGAAAAGCTTAAGCGCTCACTGAAAGACGCGCGCGGCGGTGGCGCGTTTAAGAACCTGTTTGTTTACGCCGCCGGAGGCAAGAAGGACGGCTTACAAATCCTGCCGTTCAGCCAGATTGCAGCTAAAGATGAGTTCACCGGCATCAAGGACGCCACGCGTGATGACATGCTGGCCATCCACCGCGTACCGCCTCAGCTGATGGGCGTCATGCCTAACAATACCAGCGGGCTCGGTGACATCGTGAAGGCTGCCAGGGTGTTTGCGATTAACGAACTCTACCCGATCATGGAATCACTAAAAGCAGTCAACGACTGGCTCGGCGTTGAGGTGTTCCAGTTCAACCCTTACGCCCTGGCTGAAGAGAAAGCCGGCGACTGA
- a CDS encoding terminase large subunit domain-containing protein, with product MKTALDPRTEAKALYWQAYSIPQIAQRLGVKANTLYSWRRRDEWDKSTPIQRALERTDVRYLRLIEKEDLSAHDFKTIDLLGRQLARLARDERKEQDKEQKKKTPKNHFTAEQITELRTLVLESLFEHQKRWYKQRNLRNRFILKSRQIGASWYFAREALLRALETGTNQIFLSASRAQAFQFKKFIIFLARSIGVELKGGDAIILSNGATLYFLGTSAATAQSYTGDLYFDEAFWVANFLNLRKVAAGMATQVGLRRTYFSTPSGEEHEAYKFWNGDLYNKGKPKSKQAQIDLSHKALKNGVLCGDNIWRQIVTVQDVIDQGFPLIDLEEIRSENSDEDFDNLYMCKFVVAGERAFNYNALIGCGVDGYSGIWPDWNPYAPRPLASRPVWIGYDPNGNSDKGDSAGLVVLSPPLVPGGKFRVIERHQLRGMEFEEQAAFIERLTRMYNVQHIDIDGTGIGAAVHQLVLKFFPAAQMHLYTPAVKRQLVLKAQMVIRAGRFEYDAGMMDIVSSFMTIRKFITLSGQTSYASDRTRGSSHGDLAWATMHALMNEPLGNDAGSGTDSFVEEF from the coding sequence ATGAAAACAGCACTCGATCCCCGCACAGAAGCCAAAGCCCTCTACTGGCAGGCATACAGCATCCCGCAAATCGCCCAGCGACTTGGGGTGAAGGCGAACACGCTTTATTCCTGGCGCCGCCGCGATGAATGGGACAAATCAACGCCCATCCAGCGGGCGCTTGAGCGTACCGATGTCCGCTATCTGCGGCTGATTGAGAAAGAGGATTTATCCGCCCACGACTTCAAGACGATTGACCTGCTTGGGCGACAGCTGGCACGCCTTGCGCGGGATGAAAGGAAGGAACAGGACAAGGAGCAGAAGAAAAAGACGCCGAAGAACCACTTCACGGCGGAGCAGATCACAGAGCTGCGCACTCTGGTGCTGGAATCGCTGTTTGAGCATCAGAAACGCTGGTACAAGCAGCGCAATCTGCGTAACCGCTTCATCCTTAAGAGCCGCCAGATAGGCGCAAGCTGGTACTTTGCCCGCGAAGCGCTGTTGCGTGCGCTGGAGACGGGTACGAACCAGATTTTCCTGTCTGCATCGCGTGCGCAGGCGTTCCAGTTTAAAAAATTCATTATTTTCCTGGCTCGCAGCATCGGCGTTGAGCTGAAGGGTGGCGATGCGATCATTCTGTCCAACGGCGCAACGCTTTATTTCTTGGGCACCTCAGCGGCAACCGCGCAGTCTTACACCGGTGACCTGTATTTTGATGAGGCGTTCTGGGTCGCCAACTTCCTCAACCTGCGTAAAGTCGCCGCCGGTATGGCAACGCAGGTTGGCCTGCGCCGTACCTACTTTTCCACGCCGTCCGGAGAAGAGCACGAAGCCTATAAATTCTGGAACGGTGACCTTTACAACAAGGGCAAGCCAAAGAGCAAGCAGGCGCAGATAGACCTGTCACACAAGGCGCTGAAGAATGGCGTGCTGTGCGGTGACAATATCTGGCGTCAGATTGTCACCGTGCAGGACGTTATCGATCAGGGCTTCCCGCTCATCGACCTGGAAGAGATCCGCAGCGAAAACAGCGATGAGGATTTCGACAACCTCTACATGTGTAAATTCGTCGTCGCCGGCGAACGTGCGTTTAACTACAACGCCCTGATTGGCTGCGGCGTGGATGGATACAGTGGTATCTGGCCTGACTGGAACCCCTACGCCCCGCGACCCCTCGCCAGCCGCCCGGTATGGATTGGGTACGATCCCAACGGCAATAGTGACAAAGGCGACAGCGCCGGCCTTGTCGTACTCTCGCCACCACTGGTTCCCGGAGGCAAATTCCGTGTGATTGAGCGTCACCAGCTGCGCGGCATGGAGTTTGAAGAGCAGGCAGCATTTATTGAGCGCCTCACCCGCATGTACAACGTGCAGCACATCGACATCGACGGCACCGGCATTGGCGCAGCGGTACATCAGCTTGTGCTGAAGTTCTTCCCTGCTGCGCAGATGCACCTGTATACCCCGGCGGTTAAACGCCAGCTGGTACTCAAAGCGCAGATGGTTATCCGCGCCGGCCGCTTTGAATATGACGCCGGCATGATGGATATCGTCAGCAGCTTCATGACCATCCGCAAATTCATCACGCTGAGCGGCCAGACCTCTTACGCATCTGACCGCACACGCGGCAGCAGCCACGGCGACTTAGCCTGGGCAACGATGCACGCACTTATGAATGAACCGCTGGGCAATGACGCCGGTAGCGGCACAGACAGCTTTGTTGAGGAATTTTGA
- a CDS encoding GPO family capsid scaffolding protein, with protein sequence MPKSKLFRVAVEGATCDGRQLERQHIQQIADTYNPQVYGARINLEHLKSLSPDSTFRIYGDVDSVQAIEIKEGPLAGKLGLYALNDGTDDLVTLNKSRQKVYSSIEFDPNFADSGKAYLMGLAFTDSPASLGTEMLQFSSKAAVNPLANRKTNKNCFFSEAYETAIEFEAEVSETDGGKKFFSRIKDLITGGERRFSAEAGVIREAVEIVAESQGQVLDRVEALSQQQGGMAKAADVAKLTSELAELKTQLSSQDGSFSQRPPSSGGNGVDASQLADC encoded by the coding sequence ATGCCGAAGTCGAAATTATTCCGCGTAGCCGTCGAGGGTGCGACATGCGATGGGCGCCAGCTGGAACGCCAGCACATTCAGCAAATCGCAGATACCTACAACCCGCAGGTTTACGGTGCGCGCATCAATCTTGAGCACCTGAAAAGCCTCAGCCCTGACAGCACATTCCGCATCTACGGTGATGTCGATAGCGTTCAGGCCATCGAAATTAAAGAGGGGCCGCTTGCCGGCAAGCTTGGCCTGTATGCCCTGAACGACGGCACTGATGATCTGGTCACCCTCAATAAGTCCCGCCAGAAGGTTTACAGCAGCATTGAGTTTGATCCGAATTTTGCTGACAGCGGCAAAGCCTACTTGATGGGGCTGGCCTTCACTGACAGCCCGGCAAGCCTGGGCACTGAAATGCTTCAGTTCTCCTCAAAGGCCGCAGTCAATCCGCTGGCTAACCGCAAAACCAACAAAAACTGCTTCTTCAGCGAAGCGTACGAAACCGCGATTGAGTTCGAAGCTGAAGTTTCGGAGACAGACGGCGGGAAGAAGTTCTTCTCCAGAATTAAAGACCTTATCACCGGTGGCGAGCGCCGTTTCTCCGCAGAAGCTGGCGTGATCCGCGAGGCGGTAGAGATCGTTGCTGAGTCACAGGGGCAGGTGCTTGACCGCGTCGAAGCGCTGAGCCAGCAGCAGGGCGGCATGGCAAAGGCGGCCGATGTTGCAAAGCTGACCAGTGAACTGGCCGAGCTGAAAACGCAGCTGTCGTCTCAGGATGGCAGTTTCAGCCAGCGTCCTCCGTCTTCAGGCGGTAACGGCGTGGATGCATCGCAACTGGCTGACTGCTAA
- a CDS encoding phage major capsid protein, P2 family, whose product MKLETRKLWDGYSQRQAELNGVPIHHVNTHFAIAPSVSQTLENKVQESSEFLKQIGIYPVPEQEGEKLGLGVGGPVSSTNAGSTVRRDPRSVQTLDSDKYRCEQTNFDTYISYAQLDMWAKFPDFQQRITNQLVNRRALDRIMVGFNGTRHADKSDLTANPLLQDVNIGWLQKYRANAPQRVMSGVTLTSRDESNKIIGKGDYSNLDALVYDATTSLLDEWYKTAPDLVVITGRNIMTAREYPLINGISDNNPNSEALAGQLIVSRKSINNLPTLIAPFFPEHAMLVTSLRNLSIYWQEEKQRRMLKEEPEFNRISTYESSNDAYVIEDYGYGCLIENITWAEAAAGGA is encoded by the coding sequence ATGAAATTAGAAACCCGCAAGCTGTGGGATGGCTACAGCCAGCGTCAGGCTGAGCTTAACGGCGTACCGATTCACCATGTAAACACCCACTTTGCGATTGCACCGAGCGTATCGCAGACGCTGGAAAATAAGGTGCAGGAATCCAGTGAGTTTCTGAAACAGATTGGTATTTACCCTGTGCCTGAGCAGGAAGGCGAAAAGTTAGGGTTAGGCGTGGGTGGCCCGGTATCCAGCACCAATGCCGGCAGCACCGTGCGCCGTGATCCGCGCTCAGTTCAGACGCTGGACAGCGATAAATACCGCTGCGAGCAGACCAACTTTGACACCTACATTTCTTACGCGCAGCTGGATATGTGGGCCAAGTTTCCTGACTTCCAGCAGCGCATTACCAATCAGCTGGTTAACCGCCGTGCGCTGGATCGCATCATGGTCGGCTTCAACGGTACGAGACATGCAGATAAATCAGACCTGACGGCTAACCCGCTATTGCAGGATGTGAACATCGGCTGGCTACAGAAATACCGCGCCAACGCGCCGCAGCGCGTGATGTCTGGCGTCACGCTGACCAGCCGCGATGAGTCAAACAAAATCATCGGCAAAGGTGACTATAGCAACCTTGATGCGCTGGTTTATGACGCCACCACGTCACTGCTGGATGAGTGGTACAAAACCGCGCCTGATCTGGTGGTCATTACCGGCCGCAATATCATGACGGCGCGTGAGTACCCGCTGATTAACGGCATCAGCGATAACAACCCGAACAGCGAAGCGCTGGCCGGTCAGCTGATTGTGTCGCGCAAGTCGATTAACAACCTGCCAACCCTGATTGCGCCGTTCTTCCCTGAGCACGCCATGCTCGTGACCTCTCTGCGTAACCTGTCGATTTACTGGCAGGAAGAAAAGCAGCGCCGGATGTTGAAAGAAGAGCCTGAGTTCAACCGTATTTCGACCTATGAGTCATCGAATGATGCCTACGTGATCGAAGACTACGGCTACGGCTGCCTGATCGAAAACATCACCTGGGCAGAAGCTGCCGCAGGTGGCGCGTAA
- a CDS encoding baseplate J/gp47 family protein — MSGVIDLSQLPVPDVVEVPDYEALLAERKAYYVSLFPADRQTAVAQTLELESEPAAKLLQEGCYREILLCQRINEAAVAGMVAFSAGADLDNLAANNNVKRLVITPADETAVPPVEAVLEGDSDLRPRVPAAFEGLSVAGPTAAYEFHGRSVDGRVLDISATSPSPAVVVITVLNREGDGTAPDDLLSAVNVALNGEEVRPVADRLEVQSAGIQSYQVKAKLHLFDNVASAPCLAASKAALAAYLVEQRKLGRSVRRDSYSAVMRVAGVDWVELAEPAEDLIFDRTQSGNCTAVSIELAADEVIT; from the coding sequence ATGAGCGGAGTTATCGACCTATCACAATTGCCGGTGCCGGATGTCGTTGAGGTGCCGGATTATGAGGCGCTGCTGGCTGAGCGCAAAGCCTATTACGTCTCGCTCTTTCCAGCCGATCGGCAGACGGCCGTGGCGCAAACGCTGGAGCTGGAATCGGAGCCGGCAGCGAAGCTGTTACAGGAAGGGTGCTATCGGGAAATTCTGCTGTGCCAGCGCATCAATGAGGCGGCAGTGGCAGGCATGGTGGCTTTTTCTGCGGGTGCTGACCTGGACAATCTGGCCGCTAACAACAACGTGAAGCGACTGGTGATTACGCCGGCAGATGAAACGGCAGTGCCGCCGGTTGAGGCAGTGCTTGAGGGTGACAGTGATCTGCGCCCGCGCGTGCCGGCAGCGTTTGAAGGCCTGTCAGTTGCGGGGCCGACTGCGGCCTATGAATTCCACGGACGCAGCGTCGATGGCCGCGTGCTGGACATCTCGGCGACAAGCCCGAGCCCTGCGGTGGTCGTGATCACTGTGCTGAACCGTGAAGGCGATGGCACAGCACCGGATGATTTGCTGAGTGCAGTGAACGTTGCACTGAACGGTGAAGAGGTGCGCCCCGTGGCTGATCGTCTGGAAGTACAGAGCGCGGGTATTCAGAGCTATCAGGTAAAAGCCAAGCTGCATCTGTTTGACAACGTGGCAAGTGCCCCCTGCCTTGCAGCTTCGAAGGCAGCACTGGCGGCGTATCTGGTTGAGCAGAGAAAGCTGGGGCGCAGCGTGCGCCGGGATTCCTATAGCGCCGTGATGCGCGTGGCCGGTGTGGACTGGGTTGAGCTTGCCGAGCCAGCTGAGGATCTCATTTTTGACCGTACGCAGTCCGGGAACTGCACGGCGGTTTCCATCGAACTGGCAGCGGATGAGGTGATCACATGA
- a CDS encoding phage tail protein I codes for MSGLLPPTATETEIRLAEARSGLSALKVPLRDIWNPYTCHVSLLPYLAWSRSVDRWDEGWTEAVKRQVVIDAFFVHRFKGTISAIRRVVEPFGFLIRVKEWWLTDDEPGTFRLDIGVEEQGITEETYQELERLISDAKPCSRHLLGMSINLQVTGSLPVSVASYSGDSVTVYPYTPELISVGGTAWQGGTVHIIDEVKVNA; via the coding sequence ATAAGCGGCCTGCTGCCACCGACTGCGACTGAGACTGAAATCCGCCTGGCGGAAGCGCGTAGCGGGCTGAGTGCGCTGAAAGTGCCGCTGCGCGATATCTGGAATCCTTACACCTGCCACGTCTCATTACTTCCCTATCTGGCGTGGTCACGATCGGTTGATCGCTGGGATGAAGGCTGGACTGAAGCTGTAAAGCGTCAGGTCGTAATCGATGCGTTTTTTGTCCACCGCTTCAAGGGAACCATCAGCGCCATCCGCCGGGTTGTTGAGCCTTTCGGCTTTCTGATCCGGGTTAAGGAATGGTGGCTGACGGACGATGAGCCGGGCACGTTCAGGCTGGACATCGGCGTTGAAGAGCAGGGCATCACTGAAGAGACCTATCAGGAGCTTGAACGGCTTATCAGTGACGCGAAGCCGTGCAGCCGACACCTGCTGGGAATGTCTATCAATCTTCAGGTAACAGGATCGCTGCCTGTATCGGTGGCGAGCTACAGCGGCGACAGCGTGACGGTTTACCCGTATACGCCGGAATTAATTTCTGTGGGCGGGACGGCTTGGCAGGGCGGCACTGTCCACATTATCGATGAAGTTAAGGTGAACGCATGA
- a CDS encoding phage tail protein: MTAKYFAILTNAGAAKLANAAALGTQVKITKMGVGDGNGVLPTPDPAKNALMREVRRAALNSLSIDPDNGNQIIAEQIIPESEGGWFIREIGLYDDTDTLIAVANCPETYKPLLAEGSGRTQTVRMIIIVSSTESVTLKIDPSVVLATRKYVDDAVIEVKGYTDNVIKNHVDASNPHSQYLQIANALSEIKDDAGLIATVLKNLGISERFSGRFINRQIFTTPGAINYKPTAGTKRIKIIITGGGARGYGFLGWGSDYRARGAGGGAGATAIAWLDVDDTKTYPGVVGRGGDDTVTPTSSTFNGVLTAANGAVPATGGDGGRGGVAVGGDINLQGGDGSDSPGLISTTTNVYRGGSGDGGVSYWGGSMRSTENATLGRQVTFGAGGGGSTRDNPFIGNFGSHGVIYIEEYT; the protein is encoded by the coding sequence ATGACAGCAAAGTATTTTGCAATTCTGACCAATGCAGGCGCGGCAAAACTTGCCAACGCAGCTGCGCTTGGCACTCAGGTAAAAATTACAAAAATGGGCGTTGGTGATGGTAATGGGGTTTTACCAACGCCAGACCCCGCAAAAAATGCGCTTATGCGGGAGGTGCGCCGGGCTGCACTTAATTCACTCAGTATCGACCCTGATAACGGTAATCAGATAATTGCTGAGCAGATAATCCCGGAGAGTGAGGGCGGCTGGTTCATTCGTGAAATAGGCCTTTATGATGATACGGATACACTGATTGCGGTCGCTAACTGCCCGGAAACATATAAGCCGCTTCTTGCTGAGGGGTCCGGGCGTACGCAGACTGTACGCATGATTATCATCGTCAGCAGTACTGAAAGCGTAACGCTGAAAATTGATCCGTCTGTGGTGCTGGCGACGCGAAAATATGTAGATGATGCAGTGATTGAGGTTAAGGGCTACACCGACAACGTAATCAAAAACCACGTCGATGCGTCTAACCCGCACAGTCAGTATCTGCAAATAGCGAATGCACTGAGTGAAATTAAAGATGATGCAGGCCTGATTGCCACCGTTCTCAAAAACCTTGGTATTAGCGAAAGGTTCTCCGGCCGATTTATCAACCGGCAGATTTTTACCACACCCGGCGCAATTAACTACAAACCCACGGCAGGAACAAAACGAATCAAGATCATCATAACCGGCGGCGGTGCGCGCGGTTATGGTTTCCTTGGATGGGGTTCGGATTATCGTGCGCGTGGTGCCGGTGGTGGTGCGGGCGCGACAGCTATTGCATGGCTGGATGTTGACGATACCAAAACGTATCCGGGCGTGGTGGGTCGAGGCGGTGACGATACAGTGACCCCAACCAGCAGCACATTTAATGGCGTGCTGACGGCTGCAAACGGTGCCGTCCCTGCAACTGGCGGTGACGGCGGACGTGGTGGCGTCGCCGTAGGCGGAGACATCAATCTTCAGGGTGGTGACGGCAGTGATTCACCCGGTCTCATCAGCACAACAACAAACGTGTATCGTGGTGGCTCAGGTGATGGTGGCGTGAGCTACTGGGGCGGAAGTATGCGCAGTACTGAAAATGCAACGCTTGGCCGCCAGGTAACTTTTGGTGCAGGCGGGGGCGGCAGTACTCGAGATAATCCCTTTATCGGAAACTTCGGCTCCCACGGCGTGATTTATATTGAGGAGTACACCTGA
- a CDS encoding tail fiber assembly protein, whose amino-acid sequence MKTYARIEEQRVAEIVSLDVKPEKLYHPSLVWVDITALAEQPDLNYLYSDGVFTAPVIETEDAVFIANSRLAAEMDEANRTIAPLQDAVDISIATVEETARLAEWKRYRVALSRVDTTKAPDIDWPEKPA is encoded by the coding sequence ATGAAAACTTATGCCCGTATTGAGGAGCAGCGCGTCGCGGAAATCGTTTCTCTCGACGTGAAGCCTGAAAAGCTCTATCACCCATCGTTGGTATGGGTGGACATTACCGCACTGGCTGAGCAACCAGACTTGAACTACCTCTACAGCGACGGCGTATTTACCGCGCCTGTCATTGAAACAGAAGACGCCGTATTTATTGCTAACAGCCGACTTGCAGCTGAAATGGACGAAGCTAACCGGACAATTGCACCGTTGCAGGATGCAGTGGACATAAGCATAGCGACAGTCGAAGAGACGGCGCGCCTTGCTGAGTGGAAACGATACCGGGTGGCACTGAGCCGGGTTGACACAACTAAAGCACCTGATATTGACTGGCCTGAAAAGCCTGCATAA
- a CDS encoding tail fiber assembly protein: MAAIKKVTLDNDGLAKSSGLMTIYNFNPESGLFTGSSDEYLPQGVGIPANSTSDAPPANVAGMVSVYSGVGWQQVADHRGEMVYRTATGEKVVVTQPGDYPEGTTSIPPATAFDVWNGEAWITDVQAQQAAAIIAAQAEKSARISEASSLTQAWQTQLLLGLITDGDKASLTKWMQYIQAVQAINIHGATDISWPQKPL; this comes from the coding sequence ATGGCCGCAATAAAAAAAGTAACACTGGATAATGACGGGCTGGCGAAATCATCCGGGCTGATGACGATTTATAACTTTAATCCTGAAAGCGGGCTTTTTACAGGCTCGTCTGACGAGTATCTTCCTCAGGGAGTAGGCATTCCGGCTAACTCTACGAGCGATGCGCCGCCTGCAAACGTTGCGGGCATGGTCAGCGTGTATTCAGGCGTGGGCTGGCAGCAGGTTGCCGATCATCGCGGTGAAATGGTTTACCGCACGGCAACGGGGGAAAAGGTTGTGGTTACTCAGCCCGGCGACTACCCGGAAGGCACGACGTCCATTCCACCTGCGACAGCATTTGACGTCTGGAACGGGGAAGCATGGATAACTGACGTACAGGCGCAGCAGGCGGCGGCTATCATCGCGGCGCAGGCAGAGAAGTCAGCCCGTATTAGTGAGGCCAGCAGCTTGACGCAGGCATGGCAGACACAGTTGCTGCTGGGCCTAATCACTGACGGTGATAAGGCATCACTGACAAAATGGATGCAGTACATTCAGGCCGTACAGGCAATAAATATTCATGGCGCAACCGATATCAGCTGGCCGCAAAAACCTCTTTAA
- a CDS encoding phage tail protein gives MSGMVFLKSNGASFSGTLYPKLALAYPGLTLTDLRGEFIRGWDDGRGVDSGRALLSQQGDAIRNITGKFLGYDYGGDSKAAWGGAFTYINTAGSTSAAGTAGGEVNTTFDASLVVPTAVENRPRNVAFNYIVRAA, from the coding sequence ATGTCTGGCATGGTATTTCTGAAAAGCAACGGAGCAAGTTTCAGCGGCACGTTATATCCAAAACTGGCTCTGGCTTATCCGGGGCTGACATTGACCGATCTTCGCGGCGAGTTTATTCGCGGCTGGGATGATGGACGCGGCGTCGACTCAGGGCGTGCGCTTCTTTCTCAACAGGGCGACGCGATTCGAAACATAACCGGCAAGTTCTTGGGTTACGACTATGGTGGGGATTCAAAAGCAGCGTGGGGTGGCGCTTTCACGTACATCAATACGGCGGGTAGCACGAGTGCTGCGGGGACAGCAGGAGGAGAAGTTAATACCACTTTCGATGCATCTCTCGTAGTACCTACTGCCGTTGAGAACCGCCCGCGTAACGTGGCGTTTAACTACATTGTGAGGGCTGCATAA
- a CDS encoding recombinase family protein produces MLIGYIRVSTNEQNTDLQRNALKSANCDLILEDKISGKSRDRPGLKKALHTLGQGDTLVVWKLDRLGRSMQHLVMLTEELRTRGVNFRSLTDSIDTITPMGRFFFHVMGALAEMERELIVERTRAGLAAARLKGRIGGRKRVMTEEVIARAERMLIKGATLHQVALVLDVSVKTLYKYIPAARRRELQSM; encoded by the coding sequence ATGCTTATTGGCTATATCAGGGTGTCAACAAATGAACAGAATACGGATTTACAGCGTAACGCGCTGAAGAGCGCAAATTGCGACCTGATTCTGGAGGATAAAATTAGCGGGAAATCCCGTGACAGACCGGGACTCAAAAAGGCGCTGCACACGCTCGGGCAGGGAGACACTCTCGTTGTGTGGAAGCTTGACCGGCTGGGGCGCAGTATGCAGCATCTGGTTATGCTTACCGAGGAGTTGCGCACACGAGGCGTTAACTTTCGCAGCCTGACCGATAGCATTGATACCATCACGCCCATGGGGCGATTCTTTTTCCACGTCATGGGCGCGCTTGCTGAAATGGAGCGCGAATTGATTGTTGAGAGAACGCGCGCCGGATTGGCTGCGGCGCGCTTAAAAGGGCGTATTGGCGGCAGAAAAAGAGTAATGACTGAAGAAGTAATTGCCAGGGCGGAAAGAATGCTGATAAAGGGAGCAACATTGCATCAGGTTGCACTGGTTTTAGATGTTTCAGTTAAAACACTTTACAAGTACATTCCAGCAGCTCGGCGGCGAGAGCTTCAAAGTATGTAG
- a CDS encoding phage tail protein → MMMIYGMFVFMRQTAPYQSLEQQTEFRHVKNDRVGKSAKWQYIGAGEDTITLTGTLYPEITGGDVSLAALRTMAYGGKAWPLIEGTGTIYGMFAITSIRENRTEFMQDGKAQKIEFTLTLKKQSEDIREGLGSITISDVLSMVNP, encoded by the coding sequence ATGATGATGATTTATGGCATGTTCGTTTTCATGCGCCAGACCGCGCCTTATCAGTCGCTGGAACAGCAGACCGAATTCCGCCACGTTAAAAATGACCGGGTCGGTAAATCGGCAAAATGGCAGTACATCGGGGCGGGGGAGGATACGATCACGCTCACCGGTACGCTGTACCCTGAAATTACCGGCGGTGATGTTTCACTCGCCGCACTTCGTACGATGGCATATGGCGGCAAAGCATGGCCCCTGATAGAAGGAACCGGCACAATTTACGGCATGTTCGCTATTACCAGCATCCGGGAGAACCGCACGGAATTTATGCAAGACGGCAAAGCACAGAAAATTGAATTTACGCTGACGCTGAAAAAGCAGAGCGAGGATATTCGTGAAGGGCTAGGAAGCATAACGATCAGTGACGTATTGTCGATGGTGAATCCCTGA